In Oryza brachyantha chromosome 2, ObraRS2, whole genome shotgun sequence, a single window of DNA contains:
- the LOC102700309 gene encoding uncharacterized protein LOC102700309 yields the protein MEARRCRRSGGSAAAGTTRRRLCRLLALAGDYLKYLFMKRGRLLGRVARRALAQLVLQSSSSGGGGGHVGKRRGLAQAAQPWPPSCAPALAEREFSCSNSPSPAFLAARRLRSRLRRGACSSCFGALRPSCGSAATSTEAAAADEEDEEEEEEVDDGGWARGMELDVDYRAEEFINMFYEQLRAQSFQAALCHCRSP from the coding sequence ATGGAGGCTCGGCGTTGCcggcgctccggcggcagcgcggcggcagggacgacgaggaggcggctgtGCAGACtgctcgccctcgccggcgactACCTCAAGTATCTGTTCATGAAGCGGGGCCGGCTCCTGGGCAGGGTGGCGAGGAGGGCCCTCGCCCAGCTGGTCCTGCAGTCGTCGTCatccggcggaggaggaggccatgtCGGCAAGCGACGCGGCCTCGCCCAGGCGGCGCAGCCGTGGCCGCCTTCTTgcgcgccggcgctggcggaGCGCGAGTTCTCGTGCAGCAACAGCCCCAGCCCGGCGTTCCtcgcggcgaggaggctgcGGTCACGGCTGAGGCGCGGCGCCTGCTCCTCCTGCTTCGGCGCGCTCCGGCCATCGTGCGGGTCGGCAGCGACGTCGACagaggcggccgcggcggacgaggaggacgaggaggaggaagaggaagttGACGACGGCGGATGGGCGCGCGGCATGGAGCTCGACGTGGACTACAGGGCGGAGGAGTTCATCAACATGTTCTACGAGCAGCTCAGGGCGCAGAGCTTCCAGGCCGCGCTTTGCCACTGCCGCTCGCCATGA
- the LOC107303486 gene encoding uncharacterized protein LOC107303486 isoform X2, translated as MAAEEADARSPSPRDPAPAPPPPPPQHRAAPLSRGPPSSSPETVAVAAAPTDRAPPPPPPPRRRPPRPSGRERRRSRPLTIGSRREGSLILPPGRSYSGVACVRIKPTPRESFQIEKENNRTTAVKIPDKTLQNLFLMCFTSTIDHAFERPDIGLCLKLLDSQYSEFRPVVPDGESFYRSFIFSYLEQISDKVDTHREDHLLAAVRALASQAEPLPWASLFSQRRKAFEMLIEKTKGWKRMSEYQTSRASYSRGQFLLEFFSNYDTTDDIFSFLRLVAATWMCALRVQYGRRLNLGGRPVEDWCSRAVLPPRETANWIVVRALAEAFRVAVRVEDVNSRSTQNTHYSIPQGTPIVTLLFIDGKYDIIYPINPVPQAGSQQHPHAPAAETSSGGGAGQRAQSGFWWFDCCFAVPRDIHPRAADQAKPH; from the exons ATGGCAGCGGAGGAAGCCGACGCGAGGAGCCCCAGCCCCAGGGATCcggctcccgcgccgccgcctccgcctccgcagcACAGGGCGGCGCCGTTGTCGAGAGGCCCACCCAGCAGCAGCCCGGAgaccgtggccgtggccgcggCACCCACGGAtcgagctccgccgccgccgccgccgccgcggcggcggccgccgaggccgagcGGAAGGGAAAGAAGAAGGTCTCGGCCTCTGACGATCGGgagcag GCGCGAAGGAAGTCTGATCCTCCCCCCAGGGAGAAGTTACTCGGGAGTAGCATGCGTGCGCATCAAGCCCACGCCGAGAGAAAG CTTTCAGATAGAAAAGGAGAACAACAGAACTACCGCAGTCAAAATTCCAGACAAGACACTTCAAAATCTGTTCCTCATGTGTTTCACAAG TACCATCGATCATGCTTTCGAGCGACCAGATATTGGTTTGTGTTTGAAGTTGCTTGATAGTCAATATTCAGAATTTAGGCCGGTTGTTCCAGACGGGGAGAGTTTCTATAGGAGTTTCATATTTTCCTACCTG GAGCAAATTTCTGATAAGGTTGACACGCATAGGGAAGATCACCTTCTTGCTGCTGTTAGAGCATTGGCTAGCCAAGCTGAACCTCTTCCATGGGCCTCTTTATTTTCCCAGAGACGCAAA GCATTTGAGATGCTGATAGAGAAAACAAAGGGATGGAAGCGCATGTCAGAGTACCAAACATCAAGAGCCAg CTACAGCAGGGGGCAATTTCTCCTCGAGTTCTTCAGCAATTATGATACAACAGATGACA ttttctctttcctcagaTTAGTAGCAGCTACCTGGATGTGCGCACTCAGAGTGCAATATGGACGGCGTCTAAATCTTGGAGGTCGTCCCGTGGAAGAT TGGTGCTCGAGAGcggttcttcctcctcgcgaGACTGCAAACTGGATTGTCGTAAGAGCGTTGGCGGAAGCATTTAGGGTGGCCGTCCGAGTGGAGGACGTCAACTCTCGATCCACCCAAAACACGCACTACAGTATCCCCCAGGGCACTCCCATTGTGACCTTGCTGTTCATAGATGGTAAATATGACATCATCTACCCCATCAACCCAGTTCCGCAAGCAGGGAGCCAGCAGCATCCTCATGCTCCTGCAGCTGAGACTTCAAGCGGTGGAGGGGCTGGCCAGAGAGCCCAGTCAGGCTTCTGGTGGTTCGACTGCTGCTTTGCTGTTCCTAGGGACATCCACCCACGAGCTGCGGATCAGGCCAAGCCGCACTGA
- the LOC107303486 gene encoding OVARIAN TUMOR DOMAIN-containing deubiquitinating enzyme 1-like isoform X1, producing the protein MGAVQAKDQGPVHGSGGSRREEPQPQGSGSRAAASASAAQGGAVVERPTQQQPGDRGRGRGTHGSSSAAAAAAAAAAAEAERKGKKKVSASDDREQARRKSDPPPREKLLGSSMRAHQAHAERKLSDRKGEQQNYRSQNSRQDTSKSVPHVFHKKVPMRDALFYYFSTIDHAFERPDIGLCLKLLDSQYSEFRPVVPDGESFYRSFIFSYLEQISDKVDTHREDHLLAAVRALASQAEPLPWASLFSQRRKAFEMLIEKTKGWKRMSEYQTSRASYSRGQFLLEFFSNYDTTDDIFSFLRLVAATWMCALRVQYGRRLNLGGRPVEDWCSRAVLPPRETANWIVVRALAEAFRVAVRVEDVNSRSTQNTHYSIPQGTPIVTLLFIDGKYDIIYPINPVPQAGSQQHPHAPAAETSSGGGAGQRAQSGFWWFDCCFAVPRDIHPRAADQAKPH; encoded by the exons ATGGGCGCGGTCCAAGCAAAAGACCAGGGACCGGTCCATGGCAGCGGAGGAAGCCGACGCGAGGAGCCCCAGCCCCAGGGATCcggctcccgcgccgccgcctccgcctccgcagcACAGGGCGGCGCCGTTGTCGAGAGGCCCACCCAGCAGCAGCCCGGAgaccgtggccgtggccgcggCACCCACGGAtcgagctccgccgccgccgccgccgccgcggcggcggccgccgaggccgagcGGAAGGGAAAGAAGAAGGTCTCGGCCTCTGACGATCGGgagcag GCGCGAAGGAAGTCTGATCCTCCCCCCAGGGAGAAGTTACTCGGGAGTAGCATGCGTGCGCATCAAGCCCACGCCGAGAGAAAG CTTTCAGATAGAAAAGGAGAACAACAGAACTACCGCAGTCAAAATTCCAGACAAGACACTTCAAAATCTGTTCCTCATGTGTTTCACAAG AAAGTTCCTATGAGAGACGCCCTGTTTTATTATTTCAGTACCATCGATCATGCTTTCGAGCGACCAGATATTGGTTTGTGTTTGAAGTTGCTTGATAGTCAATATTCAGAATTTAGGCCGGTTGTTCCAGACGGGGAGAGTTTCTATAGGAGTTTCATATTTTCCTACCTG GAGCAAATTTCTGATAAGGTTGACACGCATAGGGAAGATCACCTTCTTGCTGCTGTTAGAGCATTGGCTAGCCAAGCTGAACCTCTTCCATGGGCCTCTTTATTTTCCCAGAGACGCAAA GCATTTGAGATGCTGATAGAGAAAACAAAGGGATGGAAGCGCATGTCAGAGTACCAAACATCAAGAGCCAg CTACAGCAGGGGGCAATTTCTCCTCGAGTTCTTCAGCAATTATGATACAACAGATGACA ttttctctttcctcagaTTAGTAGCAGCTACCTGGATGTGCGCACTCAGAGTGCAATATGGACGGCGTCTAAATCTTGGAGGTCGTCCCGTGGAAGAT TGGTGCTCGAGAGcggttcttcctcctcgcgaGACTGCAAACTGGATTGTCGTAAGAGCGTTGGCGGAAGCATTTAGGGTGGCCGTCCGAGTGGAGGACGTCAACTCTCGATCCACCCAAAACACGCACTACAGTATCCCCCAGGGCACTCCCATTGTGACCTTGCTGTTCATAGATGGTAAATATGACATCATCTACCCCATCAACCCAGTTCCGCAAGCAGGGAGCCAGCAGCATCCTCATGCTCCTGCAGCTGAGACTTCAAGCGGTGGAGGGGCTGGCCAGAGAGCCCAGTCAGGCTTCTGGTGGTTCGACTGCTGCTTTGCTGTTCCTAGGGACATCCACCCACGAGCTGCGGATCAGGCCAAGCCGCACTGA